One Capsicum annuum cultivar UCD-10X-F1 chromosome 2, UCD10Xv1.1, whole genome shotgun sequence genomic window carries:
- the LOC107859337 gene encoding transcription elongation factor 1 homolog: protein MGKRKSKSKPPPKKRMDKLDTVFSCPFCSHGTSVECRIDMKNLIGEANCRICQESFSTTVTALTEAIDIYSEWIDECERVNNLEDDDGS from the exons ATGGGGAAGAGGAAGTCGAAATCAAAACCACCTCCAAAGAAAAGAATGGACAAACTTGACACTGTTTTCAGCTGTCCTTTCTGTAGTCATGGCACCAGTGTTGAATGTCGCAT TGATATGAAGAACTTGATTGGGGAGGCAAATTGCAGGATTTGTCAAGAGAGCTTCAGCACCACTGTTACAG CACTGACAGAAGCCATTGACAT ATACAGTGAATGGATTGATGAGTGTGAACGTGTGAACAACCTCGAAGACGATGATGGTTCTTAG